In one window of Accipiter gentilis chromosome 28, bAccGen1.1, whole genome shotgun sequence DNA:
- the GNPAT gene encoding dihydroxyacetone phosphate acyltransferase isoform X1, with translation MAPPIARSPRPPPQRSGRPNRGGGGLWAPREAAAGGRTPRRGRAAERGAGRRGGARRTMAAAAAAAAAVPGRARRGAPMYSQKELTSKKRDEFEDILEERRLSSDLRYAMKCYTPVIYKGLSPCKPNAIKSAVLQSEQVQYVIKQLAKEMGESPDIIQEEATEILDEMGHSMQLGAVRFFAFTLSKIFKQLFQRVCVNEEGMQRLQHAIQEHPVVLLPSHRSYVDFLMLSYLLYTYDLALPVIAAGIDFLGMKIVGELLRRAGAFFMRRSFGGNRLYWAVFSEYVKTMLRSGYAPIEFFLEGTRSRTAKTLTPKFGLLSIVMEPFLKREVFDTYLVPISISYERILEESLYAYELLGVPKPKESTSGLLKARRILSDNFGTIHIYVGQPVSLRTLASGRINRCPYNLVPRHLPQKPSEDIQEFVSDVAYKMELLQIENMVLSPWVLVAAVLLQNLPAMDFELLIEKTLWLKGLTQTFGGFIEWPDNLCARKAVLSGLTLHANIARLVDGHVVLNDKGVEDGAVGEIVFKHALAILMCATYRNQLLNVFVRPSLVAVALQMTRSFRKEEVYSCFSFLRDVFSDEFIFFPGISLKDFEEGCFLLTKCDAIQTSQQEIYPTDKGSVIVSFLSAMFKPFVEGYQLIFRYLSKETKEAFTEKQLIPGVRNFVFQLLEKGNTQCYEALSSDMQKNALAALVQLGAVKKKKMSNGFTYNVNQEAVNKILDMFDARIPVQKPVAARL, from the exons ATGGCGCCGCCCATCGCGCgttccccccgccctcccccgcaACGCTCCGGGCGGCCCaaccggggcggcggggggctatGGGCGCCGCGGGAGGCGGCCGCGGGCGGGAGGACACCGCGGCGGGGTAGGGCGGCcgagcggggcgcggggcggcgcggcggagcTCGCAGgaccatggcggcggcggcggcggcggcggcggcggtgcccggGCGGGCGCGGCGAGGGGCGCCCATGTACTCG CAGAAAGAGCTCACATCAAAGAAAAGAGATGAGTTTGAAGATATCTTGGAGGAAAGACGATTGTCCAGTGACTTGAGATACGCGATGAAATGTTATACTCCTGTGATCTACAAGGGACTTTCACCTTGCAAGCCAAACGCTATTAAAAGTGCTGTTCTCCAGTCGGAGCAAGTTCAGTATGTTATCAAGCAG TTAGCAAAAGAGATGGGAGAATCACCTGATATTATTCAAGAAGAAGCCACGGAAATCCTGGATGAGATGGGTCACAGTATGCAGTTAGGAGCTGTCAGATTTTTTGCCTTTACTCTgagcaaaatatttaaacagcTTTTCCAGAGAGTTTGTGTGAATGAAGAAGGAATGCAGAGA ttgcaacACGCCATTCAGGAGCATCCAGTTGTACTGCTGCCCAGTCACCGAAGCTATGTAGACTTTTTGATGCTGTCTTATTTGCTATATACGTATGACTTGGCTTTGCCTGTCATTGCTGCAGGAATAG atttcctAGGAATGAAAATAGTTGGTGAGCTGCTACGAAGGGCAGGTGCCTTTTTTATGCGACGTTCCTTCGGTGGGAACAGACTCTACTGGGCAGTGTTTTCTGAATACGTAAAAACGATGCTAAGG AGTGGCTATGCCCCAATTGAATTTTTTCTTGAAGGGACTAGAAGCCGCACCGCCAAGACTCTGACTCCAAAGTTTG GTCTTCTCAGCATTGTGATGGAACCATTTTTGAAACGTGAAGTCTTTGACACGTACCTTGTTCCCATCAGCATCAGTTATGAGAGGATATTAGAAGAATCTCTCTATGCATATGAACTCCTAGGAGTTCCAAAGCCCAAAGAATCTACATCT GGGTTGTTAAAAGCCAGAAGAATCCTCAGTGACAATTTTGGTACCATACATATCTATGTTGGCCAGCCGGTATCACTTAGAACCTTGGCATCTGGGAGAATCAATCGGTGCCCATACAATTTGGTTCCCAG GCATCTTCCCCAAAAGCCATCTGAGGATATCCAAGAATTTGTCAGTGACGTAGCTTATAAAATGGAGCTCTTGCAAATAGAAAACATGGTTTTGAGCCCGTGGGTGCTAGTtgctgctgtcctgctccagAATTTGCCAGCCATGGATTTTGAACTTCTAATAGAAAAGACCCTGTGGCTTAAAGGCTTAACACAGACTTTTGGAGGATTCATTGAATGGCCTG ATAACTTGTGTGCCAGAAAAGCAGTCCTATCTGGCCTGACCCTGCATGCCAACATTGCTCGCCTTGTGGATGGCCACGTGGTCCTGAACGACAAAGGAGTGGAAGATGGAGCTGTAGGGGAAATCGTCTTTAAGCATGCTCTGGCCATCCTCATGTGTGCCACCTACAGAAACCAGCTGCTGAACGTGTTTGTGCGTCCATCTCTGGTGGCAGTTGCCTTGCAGATGACACGCAGCTTCAGAAAAG AGGAAGTCTATAGCTGCTTCAGCTTCTTGAGAGATGTTTTTTCTGATGAGTTCATCTTCTTTCCTGGCATTTCATTGAAG GATTTTGAGGAAGGATGTTTTCTACTCACAAAATGTGATGCCATTCAAACAAGTCAACAGGAAATCTACCCTACCGACAAAGGAAGTGTTATAGTATCTTTCTTGTCAGCTATGTTCAAACCTTTTGTGGAAGGTTATCAG ttAATTTTTAGATACCtctcaaaggaaacaaaagaagccTTTACCGAGAAGCAGTTGATACCTGGAGTCCGCAACTTTGTTTTTCAACTTCTTGAGAAGG gGAACACGCAGTGTTATGAAGCACTGTCTTCTGACATGCAGAAAAATGCCTTAGCAGCTCTTGTGCAACTAGgtgcagtgaagaaaaagaaaat
- the C28H1orf131 gene encoding uncharacterized protein C1orf131 homolog, whose amino-acid sequence MGSGEPCRRLEAVLGALYDLGEEPSARGSAEDGEASAGAAAEEEEEEEKKEESRGRRGARDFFGELRAELGAAAIPPPPAAPPAVEVVVFRGRKRRGRPGSSAAPTGGAQTKIVDEEKNANEQEFNFEKARLEVHKFGITGYKKQEQRVWEQERAIMLGAKPPKKEHVNYKTYQEKMKEKKRAKDDDKGKEHKGDSLKKKKKKKEQERKAKRKKSVPSIWHAGQVGKFRDGTLILQSYDIKKIKSSKVIK is encoded by the exons atGGGGTCGGGGGAGCCGTGCCGCCGGCTGGAGGCGGTGCTGGGGGCCCTCTACGATCTGG GTGAGGAGCCGAGCGCTCGGGGCTCGGCGGAGGACGGTGAGGCGAGCGCAGGAGccgcggcggaggaggaggaggaggaggagaagaaggaggagagccGGGGGCGGCGCGGAGCCCGCGACTTTTTCGGGGAGCTGCGGGCCGAGCTGGGCGCCGCCGCCatcccgccgccccccgccgcgccgccggccgtgGAGGTCGTGGTGTTTcgcgggaggaagaggaggggacgGCCCGGCTCCTCGGCTGCACCCACCGGCGGTGCCCAG ACCAAAATAGTggatgaagagaaaaatgcaaatgaacaaGAATTTAACTTTGAAAAA GCTCGTCTGGAAGTGCACAAGTTTGGAATCACTGGCTACAAGAAGCAAGAACAACGCGTATGGGAACAGGAGCGTGCTATCATGCTGGGTGCCAAG CCCCCCAAAAAGGAACACGTGAACTACAAGACTTACcaagagaaaatgaaggagaaaaaaagggcaaaggaTGACGATAAGGGGAAG GAACATAAAGGTGATTCtcttaagaagaagaagaagaagaaagaacaggagAG GAAGGCCAAAAGGAAGAAATCGGTGCCTAGCATTTGGCATGCAGGACAAGTTGGAAAATTCAGAGATGGGACCTTGATTCTGCAAAGCTATgacataaagaaaattaaatcatcTAAAGTTATCAAATGA
- the GNPAT gene encoding dihydroxyacetone phosphate acyltransferase isoform X2 codes for MAPPIARSPRPPPQRSGRPNRGGGGLWAPREAAAGGRTPRRGRAAERGAGRRGGARRTMAAAAAAAAAVPGRARRGAPMYSKELTSKKRDEFEDILEERRLSSDLRYAMKCYTPVIYKGLSPCKPNAIKSAVLQSEQVQYVIKQLAKEMGESPDIIQEEATEILDEMGHSMQLGAVRFFAFTLSKIFKQLFQRVCVNEEGMQRLQHAIQEHPVVLLPSHRSYVDFLMLSYLLYTYDLALPVIAAGIDFLGMKIVGELLRRAGAFFMRRSFGGNRLYWAVFSEYVKTMLRSGYAPIEFFLEGTRSRTAKTLTPKFGLLSIVMEPFLKREVFDTYLVPISISYERILEESLYAYELLGVPKPKESTSGLLKARRILSDNFGTIHIYVGQPVSLRTLASGRINRCPYNLVPRHLPQKPSEDIQEFVSDVAYKMELLQIENMVLSPWVLVAAVLLQNLPAMDFELLIEKTLWLKGLTQTFGGFIEWPDNLCARKAVLSGLTLHANIARLVDGHVVLNDKGVEDGAVGEIVFKHALAILMCATYRNQLLNVFVRPSLVAVALQMTRSFRKEEVYSCFSFLRDVFSDEFIFFPGISLKDFEEGCFLLTKCDAIQTSQQEIYPTDKGSVIVSFLSAMFKPFVEGYQLIFRYLSKETKEAFTEKQLIPGVRNFVFQLLEKGNTQCYEALSSDMQKNALAALVQLGAVKKKKMSNGFTYNVNQEAVNKILDMFDARIPVQKPVAARL; via the exons ATGGCGCCGCCCATCGCGCgttccccccgccctcccccgcaACGCTCCGGGCGGCCCaaccggggcggcggggggctatGGGCGCCGCGGGAGGCGGCCGCGGGCGGGAGGACACCGCGGCGGGGTAGGGCGGCcgagcggggcgcggggcggcgcggcggagcTCGCAGgaccatggcggcggcggcggcggcggcggcggcggtgcccggGCGGGCGCGGCGAGGGGCGCCCATGTACTCG AAAGAGCTCACATCAAAGAAAAGAGATGAGTTTGAAGATATCTTGGAGGAAAGACGATTGTCCAGTGACTTGAGATACGCGATGAAATGTTATACTCCTGTGATCTACAAGGGACTTTCACCTTGCAAGCCAAACGCTATTAAAAGTGCTGTTCTCCAGTCGGAGCAAGTTCAGTATGTTATCAAGCAG TTAGCAAAAGAGATGGGAGAATCACCTGATATTATTCAAGAAGAAGCCACGGAAATCCTGGATGAGATGGGTCACAGTATGCAGTTAGGAGCTGTCAGATTTTTTGCCTTTACTCTgagcaaaatatttaaacagcTTTTCCAGAGAGTTTGTGTGAATGAAGAAGGAATGCAGAGA ttgcaacACGCCATTCAGGAGCATCCAGTTGTACTGCTGCCCAGTCACCGAAGCTATGTAGACTTTTTGATGCTGTCTTATTTGCTATATACGTATGACTTGGCTTTGCCTGTCATTGCTGCAGGAATAG atttcctAGGAATGAAAATAGTTGGTGAGCTGCTACGAAGGGCAGGTGCCTTTTTTATGCGACGTTCCTTCGGTGGGAACAGACTCTACTGGGCAGTGTTTTCTGAATACGTAAAAACGATGCTAAGG AGTGGCTATGCCCCAATTGAATTTTTTCTTGAAGGGACTAGAAGCCGCACCGCCAAGACTCTGACTCCAAAGTTTG GTCTTCTCAGCATTGTGATGGAACCATTTTTGAAACGTGAAGTCTTTGACACGTACCTTGTTCCCATCAGCATCAGTTATGAGAGGATATTAGAAGAATCTCTCTATGCATATGAACTCCTAGGAGTTCCAAAGCCCAAAGAATCTACATCT GGGTTGTTAAAAGCCAGAAGAATCCTCAGTGACAATTTTGGTACCATACATATCTATGTTGGCCAGCCGGTATCACTTAGAACCTTGGCATCTGGGAGAATCAATCGGTGCCCATACAATTTGGTTCCCAG GCATCTTCCCCAAAAGCCATCTGAGGATATCCAAGAATTTGTCAGTGACGTAGCTTATAAAATGGAGCTCTTGCAAATAGAAAACATGGTTTTGAGCCCGTGGGTGCTAGTtgctgctgtcctgctccagAATTTGCCAGCCATGGATTTTGAACTTCTAATAGAAAAGACCCTGTGGCTTAAAGGCTTAACACAGACTTTTGGAGGATTCATTGAATGGCCTG ATAACTTGTGTGCCAGAAAAGCAGTCCTATCTGGCCTGACCCTGCATGCCAACATTGCTCGCCTTGTGGATGGCCACGTGGTCCTGAACGACAAAGGAGTGGAAGATGGAGCTGTAGGGGAAATCGTCTTTAAGCATGCTCTGGCCATCCTCATGTGTGCCACCTACAGAAACCAGCTGCTGAACGTGTTTGTGCGTCCATCTCTGGTGGCAGTTGCCTTGCAGATGACACGCAGCTTCAGAAAAG AGGAAGTCTATAGCTGCTTCAGCTTCTTGAGAGATGTTTTTTCTGATGAGTTCATCTTCTTTCCTGGCATTTCATTGAAG GATTTTGAGGAAGGATGTTTTCTACTCACAAAATGTGATGCCATTCAAACAAGTCAACAGGAAATCTACCCTACCGACAAAGGAAGTGTTATAGTATCTTTCTTGTCAGCTATGTTCAAACCTTTTGTGGAAGGTTATCAG ttAATTTTTAGATACCtctcaaaggaaacaaaagaagccTTTACCGAGAAGCAGTTGATACCTGGAGTCCGCAACTTTGTTTTTCAACTTCTTGAGAAGG gGAACACGCAGTGTTATGAAGCACTGTCTTCTGACATGCAGAAAAATGCCTTAGCAGCTCTTGTGCAACTAGgtgcagtgaagaaaaagaaaat